In Perca fluviatilis chromosome 19, GENO_Pfluv_1.0, whole genome shotgun sequence, the genomic window GCCCGAGCTCCTCTATCCTCAGGAGAGCCCCAAGCATGAGGCCCCCAAGCAAGAGACTCCAAAGCAGGTACACTGTTTAACCCCCCTCCTATGTTCCCCACCTGTTGTTGATAAATATTGTCTTACCTTGGTCCTAAATCTTACCTTCCCTGTAGGAAAGTGATGATGTGTGCCAAGACTGCGTCAAGTTCCTGACTGACGCTCAAGCAGAAGCCAAGACCAACTCCTCGTTCGTCGACTCTCTCATTGAGAACATTGAGAACCAGTGTGACCTGCTGGGGCCAGGCTTGTCTGAAATGGTGAGTGGAGGAagatagttagttagttagttgtttttttttgggggggggggtcaaaggaaaaaaagaattccCAGAAaatgtagtctaactgtttttCTTCCTCATTGCAGTGCAAGCAGTATGTCGGCCAATATGGTACCCTTGTTGTTGAGCAGCTCATGTCCATGGTGAGTGTTGTAACCCTCATGTGCCTCACTCATTTAAAGAAGTTCAGGAAAACCTTTTGCATATTTAAGCCACATTATAACATGAATGATCATATTCTAATATTCAATGACATGCTTAATCATCACAACTAATAAGTCTGGTAACTTGAATGTTTTGGTAGTGCTAAAGCCCACATTCAGTCTTGCAGCCCCACCTGGCCTGCTTACTTCAATTTATTCATATCCTTGAAttgctttcttttttaattaattttccttttaaatttctgtttgtctttttttgcccTGTGTTCCTTCTTTACTTTTCTCCTCTCCATTCATGTCGCCCTGCTCTGTTTTCTCCTGCTCTGGGTTTTGTGTGCTGCTTCCCAGGAACAGGTAGGTCTTTCTGTGTTCAGCCTGTAGCCTCGTAACCCTTGGCTCTTGCTTCTTGTGCTGTCCACTCCCAGCGCTACTCACACAACACCGTAGAGATGCATGTAAATTATGATCTCATTAGAAGTGGGACtactttacttaaaggtcccatggcatgaaaatttcactttatgaggttatttaacgttaatatgagttcccccagcctgcctatggtccccaattggcttgaaatggtgatagttgtaaaccgagccctgtgtatcctgctctgcctttgagaaaatgaaagctcagatgggccgatctggaatcttgcttgttatgaggtcataacaagcgaggttacctcccctttctctgctttgcccgcccagagaatttggcccgcccatgagagagagacatcatggctttcaaacgagaaaagtggcagttggtcaaggccacacccccaccctccaccttgcccctccctctctcctcctcaatagctacagacacagaaatggcacatcctaaggaaagctcattgtgggactggctctagtggctgtaattctgcaccaaggctgaatttcgggaaagagacttcagatacagtattaggggaccactaaggtctatataaaagcatccaagagcaccatgtcatgggaccttttaaagctCAGTAGGTAGTTTTATTTTTGGCCTCACTGGGCAAACAAAAAATCGTAATAACCaacctttcagcatattgtaaacCAAGTAGTCTAGAGTAGAACTAGAATTTTGCACCTCCACCTTGGATCTGTATTTAGGCTTCAGTAAATCTAGGGAGGGAGAGGGCTGCAGGAGTAGGTCTCACTCTACACATTCTggctttatttttatatttttaattctgCCTACCGCAGCTTTACTTAACCTGAACACTGCTTATGTAGATAATGCCTGTTGGAACACTACAGCAAAGGGCCAAATTAGGATTGTCTCTGGTTTCTTTACATCAAATAAGCACGGCTGTTGCATGTAAAGTATGCTTTGGATATGATGCACTGGTCTTTACTAACATTGAAGTAGCTATCCACATCAAAAAAGAACCATCTTTATTGTGCAGTTTAACACTAGCTGATGTTGGATGCCTGAGGGATGCAGAAGTATTTCTGTCAGTATGGGTGTGTTTGGTTGTGTTATGGTAAAAGTAAGCggtccttttatttttttcaaaacctCTGCATATTGCATGGGTGGTAATGTTGTGGAATGGTATGCAGTTTAGAGGCACACGGTTATTGCTAACTGCATGCAATATGGCAGGTTTTCTTAGACCTTTGGCTGTGTATCTTAAAGTAACAGTCTGTTTTTTGTCCTCAGCAACCCAAGGATATCTGTGTCCTCGCTGGCTTCTGTACTGCTATGAAGAAGTCCATTCCCATGCTGCAGCTGCAGCCTGCCCAGACTGTGCCTGCTGTCCAGACTGTACCTGCTGCCAAGACTGTAGCTGCTCTCAAGCTTTTCCCTGCCACAAAGGTTGAGTCTGCCAAGGTAAGTCACGCTGGGCACCTGACTGCTGACTCTCATCAGTACTTGCTATCAATACaagataaatattttttttgagcACAGTTTTGTACATACACATGAGACCTTCCCGCTTTGTGTTCCAGCCCATGGTGCGTGTCCGTGAGTCCCCAACATGTGCCATCTGTGAGTTTGTGATGAAACAGTTGGAGACTATGTTGGAGGATCAGAAAACAGAGGTGGGACTTACATGTGCTACTAGATGTATCCAATATGGCCATAGAAATAAACTTGGTGCACTTAGTTGGACTGAGCTGTGCTGTCAAGCTgatccctctgtctctgtctcaggAGGAGGTGATTCATGCGGTGGAGAAGGTATGCACATATCTGCCCTCTTCTCTAAGTGCCCAGTGTAAGGACCTGATTGAGACCTACGGCCAGGCCATCATTGAGCTGCTGGTGCAACAGACTGACCCAAAGACCGTCTGCACAGTGTTGGCACTCTGCAATGATGCCAGCCGTGCATATGTCCGTAAGTTCTCACTCTTCACAACGCACACAGTGCAAATGTTATCTTCGCTGACAATGGAGATGTTGCGGAGATGTTGTACGAATCATATTGGAGGTGTTGCGAATTTCTAAATTAATTTGCTACTAACATGGGAGGTACAAGAACAACAATACACAGGAAATTATAGTGAATGTTTGAATCAACATTCTCTATATTGTATCATTTCACTACAAACTGCACAAAGCTCAGAATATGGTGgttgaattgtttttatttgcttcATAAAGAATGTAAACTATCGTCCTGTTTGAGGCACTCTAATGCCAGAATCTCGCAACATAATGTGCTCCATTTTAACTGTAACCAGAGTTGTGTTTAGCTTGTTATGCTAtgttctcaatttttttttttttattcattcacgTGCATGTGTGATCTCCTAATAGAACTTTTATTTGCTTATGTGAAGCAAAAAGTGTATTTCCACATATCGGTAAAAACAGTGATTTCTGTTATTTCCAGCTGCACTTGACCAGACTCGCTTTAAGGCTGGTGGCTACTGCCAGGTTTGCAAGATGGCCGTCAGCTACATCGATGGCATTCTGGAGAAGAATGCAACTGAGGCACAGATTGAGGAGGCTGTGAGGAAAGTATGCAGCTTCCTGCCCAGCTCTTTCCAGGCCGAAGTGAGTAGCTCCATCTCCTCCATCCAGCTCggctgcggttactgtaaaacgGGCTTCAGCGTGTGTAACTTTTACCTTTCCTCATGCGACTGCCtcatattaacccttgtgtgtaTGCATCCACAGTGTGACCAGATGATTGAACAGTATGAGCCAGTGCTCATTCAGCTGCTTCTCCAGATGCTCGACCCAGACTTCGTGTGCATGGTAAAGAGTAAACTAAATTAATTCATACCTAAATGACAAGTAATGTGAACGCTTTATCTTCATTGTGAAGACCTTTTAAGTTTCTTGGTTGGTCCAGGAAATGTCAGTACTCAATTTTTGTCATAAATGGTTGCAGTGCAAGCTAAATGTCCCATTTTTAATATTCATTACCAGTCTTGCAGCCCAGTCTACTCTCtaaattgtttttgtgtgtgtgcgcgtgtaacAGAAAGTGGGAGCCTGTCCTGAAGCTGTGCGCATGCTGCTGGGAACAGAGCAGTGCAGCTGGGGACCTGCATTCTGGTGCAAGAACATGGAGACAGCAACTCGGTGCAATGTGAGTAGTTCAGTCATATTTTGGCACCCTAGAGAGGCATTCTTGTTACATACTTTTTTATGTTTACGTTTGCTTTGAGAGACCTGTCTAACCActtgtttctgtgtttcaggCTGTGGCTCACTGCAAACGCCATGTGTGGGTATAGAGGAAGAGAAAGGACAAACTGTTCTGTAGGGaattaaaagataaaaatacTGTAGTGCTGCTTCCCACTTTTAATTTgtgtcctgtttttttctttttttaatggacTTAAATGTCTGCAGTTTAAATTAACTTGGATATTTTGAATGAGGTCATGGTGGAAAGGGACtggacatttagttttttttttttcggggggGTGGGGCAGGGGAGGAGTAATGAGGTGGATAGTGGTCTTACTGCTTCACTGAGCAGGAGTCCCAAAGCTTCACTTTTGGGATTTGTGTATAATTTGCATTGTACTTACCTATGTTGCTTTCTGGGTGTggtctatgtaaaaaaaaaaaaaaaaaaaaaaaaaaaaaacacaaattcaaGTTTCACATATTAATGTTGACACAGCATCAGATGGCTGCTGTTTtgacgcccccccccccactacatttgtttttgatttCTTCTCCCTGGAGGAACTGATTGCAAATGGGATAGACCACTCTGTGTGTTAAGAATGACAATTACTTTTAGCAGTATGTCTGATCCTTAAacaaatgtatattttgtagagaaaatgtgtgttcttgtgttaaGGAGCTGATATTGAGGTCATTGGTCTGAGTGTACGTCCCCACTCCTCTCCTAATTGTTTGCGCTCTTCCTGTTTGTAAATCACGGTTTCTAACATACAGAGGGCATCTCTAATATGATTGTTGTCTGCCTCAAGCCCTGAGCCACCTGTCAGTTGATCTGTCAATTTTAACAATTAAAGTGGCCCCAATCCACTCtgtttcatttgttttactttgCTGGAAATTGAATTTTTAGCTCAGGATTCTTACCACGCTTCTCATGAAAACCTACTGGCTCCTTGTTTCTGCAGACAAAACTACAGCAGCCAGTCATGCCTGGGTCTTTTTAAAGAACTCTCTTGTCAATACTATGTAATACTTGGATGACAAAACTGTTTTGCTTATAATGTTCAGACTGCTTATGTTACTGCTGATCATTTTCCAAATGACAGCCTGTCTAGATTAATTTCTCCAAGGAGCCATTTGCGTTCACTAAAAGAGTGCCAAATTTAAAAGATTAGAAAGTTACCTCAGATAGGTAATGGtcgtgatttattttttttaaaagggttaGCAGTAATTAGTATATCAGTTTCATAAAAGTGTGTTTCATGAAAAAGCCAAAGTATTTCATGAATAAAGTTTAATAATAGTTAATAAAGTCCTAGTATAATGTCATGAAAAACTTTATAAAAggcattgtatagtatgtcattaaaaattcaaaagaaattgtgtgtgtgtatatatatatatatatatatatatatatatatatatatatatatatatatatatatatatatatatatttatatatataaaaaaaaagtcagtcatATGTCATGAAAAACTTAAAGTAATAGAATCATGTAAAactcaaaagtcatagtatagtatgtcatgaaacaCTCcataaagtcataatatagtatgttatagaaatttcatttaaaaaagtcacagtatgtaTAACTAAAGACCATCTTGCGATGGAATCGCACCAGCAGTGGCGTCaaaccaggttttttttttttttattagggaTGGGAATCGTTCATTTTTATTGATACCAATTTCGAGAATGCATAACGATCCAAATCTTTATCAAAACCATTATCGATACTTTTATATAATTAAGTTATGAATCAAAGATGCCGTTTTCTGTCGTATACAACAAGCTCGTCGGGAGGCTAGTCTTTACCTATGGTCTTTACGCACACACTGTGCTCATTAATGTTTCCGGTTTGCGCACGTATCTATTTTTAGGGGCATATTTGTGTTAAATGTTCGACTGTGGAGCGCCGAGTTGGCTTATTATTGTCAACAATGGAGACTTGCTACTACGAAGTGGTGGTGCGCTCACCATGCATGTGGAGGATTGTCCCAAAACTGCAAGGTTTAATAAACAACATGATGAAAACGACAAGACAAAAACCATcaaacatgaaacactgccagcagtggactgcaagacatgcttccccttgtgaGGGTCACAGTTTTGCAGCCCTGAATCCTTCTCAGGATCACCCATTTATTCCCTACACCTGGGTGGTTCCTCAAATTAAATCTttccctattggtcagatgtctctcaaaagaaaaggtgtaaaTTCCCAATCCATGTGTCTTCAGACCACACCCGATCACAGGATCTTACCAAGGCGGTGTCAATTGTTTCTAAACTACAGGAATACTCATTCTTTGTCTTAATCAAGCCTGGCTCAACAGGGGATGGCTCTTAAAGctgtttaaacaataagtcttctAGAGCTTCAACCTTTATGCTAAATGACAgacatgacctaattaattctttaggTTTGGGGTGAgccagtcaaatgctgattaggtgtggtgtgatgcaatcggtattgattctgtgtttttttctagcaatagtgttcatttattttttatcagtgGTTTAACTTTGTACAACCTAACAATATGCAACGTTGAAGTGCTTCACCATGGATGTTGTGCCCCCCCTTACAAGAAATGaacctaaaacacaaaatacatttcGCTTCCTCCTTATCTTTGCTTTTCGTAAAATGTAGCCAAACCTTTGACCGCTTAGCACATTCAGCCATCGCAGCAAGATACCAAATGAGGAATGAAATTCCACTCTTCTTTGTTTAGTATAAAAGCGGTTGGCAGGCAATTCACTtgaattcattaactttattaGACAATCGATGTAAGTTTGTGATCCAGTAATTTGATTTAAATGACATGACTCGTCTCTCGAgacatagtctcgctttggcacttctttaaaccaatcacaatcggagccgctgcaaaatagactACTTTAGACGTTATATGATCCACTAGTCTCGGACCTTATTGATTTTCAGGTTTGAAAAATTTGTAACGGGGTCCTTAATAGAACCGGGTCTCGAGACCCATCCCTACTTCCAACCCCCCTACTTCTGGCGCCCTTGCTCAGACCACACCCATTTTTGAACTTGgccttcattttgatgtcaACTACCCACACAAAGTTGTGTGACTGATTCAACAAAACACATTCAACTGGCAACATTAGAATGTTCCCTGTTGTCGGAGAATGTTTGATTGGTGTGCCAGACAGTGGCTACTTTCATTACTTCTGATGGACTGCAGCTCAAGTGCACATTCAAAAATGATGACAGAAATCAAACCTGTTAGTGGAAATGTTCAGTTTATAAAGTCAGTCTGATCAAGTTCAGTCAGGTTTACAGACtgcagaccatagactgtatataaagacaTGAATTaaccacataacacacacacacacacacacacacacacaacaacaatcaTGTTTTTCCAGCTGTATCCCTCCCTGAGATGTGGTGCTTCTTTACCATCTGTATATTTTATTACACTACAGTGAACTAACAGTACATTAAACAACCTCTACATAACTTATGTACCACAAATTATCACCCCAGACCAAATAAATCTGAGCACAATGTGTTTTGCAAtatgaaaaaaactgtttaatgAGGTGTCTATGGACTGCACTGATTGCTCATGTTGCTTGAAGAGCCACTACCTGATCATAAATATGTAGAGACCAAGTCGTGGCGGACACAGTCATCCTCACGTCGTGAGCCACATCAATGCAAACAAGATACATATTAATGTGAGGTATGAAGTAGTTAAGGCTTTTTGATTCAGAGTGGAAATGAGTAGCTTATCAGCACTTTTCCCTCATGGCTTTACTAGAGCATCACAGTGCTGTGAGGCTCTGGTATTCATCAGAATTCACTGTGCAGCTACTGTCTGCTATATAGCTCAACTATACCACTGTAAATAACTATGTTATTGCTTAACAGCCTGGTCAGATGTAATGCACAATAAGCACAGAGAAAGCAGATCCCACAGCCAGTCCCAGAGTGAGGAAGAAGGACATGACCACTCCTGTGGCCTCTGCCAGCTCTCGAGGTACCACCTTAGGGCCATAAATCATTGGCAGAGTGCCTAAGTAGCCATTAGTTAGGCCTAGCAGGCAGTTAAAGACCACAGGGTATAAGTCATGGCCAAACAGCACAGTGTGGAGGTGGTCCCTCGGCTGGTAGTTACAGAACATGAAAAGTGGCACAATGACGGAGCGACACAGCACCAGTGCAGGCAGGACTCGGCTGGTGGGACCAGGAACCTGCAGCCAGGCTGTGGTCTGCCTGCCGCAGAAGTCTGCTACGTTGTACAGGAGGAAACTGGTGAGGGGTACAAAATAAGTGGTTGTCCAGGGGCTGCCGCTGTCTTTGTTGATAGACTGGATCCCCGAGGATACTGCAGGGAACACACTGATAGAGATGCAGAAGACGTAGAAGACGCTAACGCCGAGCACACACGTCTTCCTGAGGATAGGCTGCAGGGGTGGGATAGAGGTGGTTTTCCCTGTGCCTGCTGCTGCCCCCCCCTCGCTCACCACTCCTGAACTGGTGCACGTTGCTGCAAGCATGTAGTGTCTAGAGAGAAGAGAAGCAGAACGCAGCATGTAACTACTACATCTCAAATCTTTGACAAGATGTACTGAACCTGTCCCCTAAACACTAGTTTGTATCATTAAATTGTCACAATGCTGTATTCAAGGCCTGGTTAGCCTTTAAAATGACTTTTAAATGCAATTAGTCAAACTGTTAAATGCagccttaaataaataaagactaaaataatgatttttgtttttattgtgtgcaTTGAGCTGAATCAAACAGTAGATGCCAAtttaaaatgcacaaaaaaaattggTAAGAATACTTATTACAATCATTAGGAAGTAATTTAACCCCACTATGTGTTGGATTTTAACATTTCTAACTTTGGCACCATCTAGTGGTGGTATGAGGCATGACACTGGCAGATAAAAATGCACACTGCTAAACAttacattatacagtatgtcatttagctgacgcgtttatccaaagcgatttacaattgctatatatggtCGCACggctctggagcaactaggggttaagctcagggacacattggttgatgtatcgcagtgggattcGAACtcgggtctcccacaccaaagacaCCAtgcgtcatatccactgcgccatcaccaccacctaAACTATCCTTAATCTGTGGTATTCAGGTTCAGATGAAAGTACATTTTACAGGACAAGGTAAGGTGTTAATCAcctacatttgtaaatgaaagGCTTGATAGGTAAGTTTATGTATCTGTATGAGAACCAGAATATCTTTGACTTCTACTGACCTTGAATATGCCAGCTTGGGCAGCAGCAGATATGAGATGATGCAGAGCAGGATGAAGACGTCGGCTGTCAGGAAATAGGCCAGGGCGCTGTCTGTCACATCCTTTGCCGCTGCCAGGTCCACTATTGATGCTACTGCACTCAGTGTGCCTCCCATGGCCTGgcctgagacaaaaaaaaataaaaaaaaaaggacctcAGTTGATTCAGTCTGTCAGTGCAGTCAAAAGACACTAAGCTGCCTCATGTCCCACCGCAAATACCTCCATAAGTTGGTTAATTAAATGTAACCAACtgtccatcttttttttttgtctttaggagggaggaatatatatatatatatattttttatttattttttatttctattataCTATTATATAAATTCCTAGCCCACCATCCCGCCCCATTCATCATACCTGCTTATTCCTGTTCTGCACTGGACAACAGGCATTCTTGTTGTGTTCACCAGTGTGCCCACACACAGATGCCGTCATTATGTCCCACACACCATATATAGTGGTGGCGAGACAAATAGTCATGATAACAAGTTATTTCATCAGTAAACCCTTAACAAAGTTTCTAAACAGGGCCTACGTTTTGGTTTCATGACGGCAGAAAGAAAGGTATGTGTACAATGGTTTTGTATAAATGCTACAAAGACAATATGACCTGAATGAGGACtgtaccttttatttattttatacatttgtatCTTTACAGGTCTCTGAAAAGATACAAATCAaagtcttgtctttgttttatgtcgtattttctgttttatttgctTCGTATGTTTATGcatatgtaaagcactttgaattgcctttgtCTGTTGTGTACTATATAAAAAAAGGGCCATGCTTTACCTGATATAAGAGCCTGAGAAATCCTCATGGGGAAATGCCCGCTGATCCCGAACATGCTGCCACAGAAGAGGTTCGAGGCTCCGCTGACGACAGCCACGCTGGCCAGCGTGACAATAAAGAACTCCGTCCTGCAGTCTGACATGTCCACCTTCACCAGCACCGTGGTTACCACAAACACCAACAGGATCACAAAAAGAGACGACAGGATCCGTACGTTTGAAGacaacctaacacacacacacacacacacacacacacacacacacacacacacacacacacacacacacacacacacacacacacacacacacacacacacacacacacacacacacacacacacacacacaaacacacatggcaGGAGTTTATCAAAACAGTTGAGCAATATAAACAAATGAAGCAGCACTCTTATGCTGTTCTGTTGGACAAATGTGAGTCAGTAAGCTATGATGTATCCACacaaataacaaatataaaatgtattgtgCCTTAGAGATGCTGGtcaaaataacatgaatgtaaGGCCCTAAATGGAACAAACGTAACATTGTCAACAAACATTTtgagacaaagaaaaacatctgAGAGgaatgttctgtgtgtgtgtgtgtgtgtgtgtgtgtgtgtgtattaacctGTTAACTAGGACATAGTTGAGTATCAGACACAGCACAGAGGGCACCGTAGAGGCAATGGCCAGATAGCTTTCAAAGTAGTCCTGTGAATAGTTACAGAAAAGGCAAACCATTTGAATTTGCTTAAATAtaagaacacacacataatgtCTCACACACAACTAGAGGAAGTGAAAGCACATGACAAACATTTCCTTCCTTGTGCTTTGCTATGGTTTCTAAGTCAAACAAAATCTAGCATTGATCTCAGAATAGCAGAAATCTACAGCATTCATCTATTCTCAAaacgaaaataaataaattggaaGCAGATCTACCACCCTGACTTTACCTCAGTTGCCAACGAGCCTTTAGGCCTTTCTAAATGTATAATTGTGGATTTCACATTTCAGATGTGGAGGACCGTAACATTTCTATGAAAAGCATGCAGAATGGCACAAATGTGTATCTTCCTGTTTTCACCATAGCACAGTTGTATTCAGTCTCACTCACACTGAGGTCTGAACGTTGCTCATCACTGCCGCTGCCATGAGTGTTGTTACTCAGTTTGTAGAGCCAGTAGTGTTTGGCTGTTATGAAGAAGTTCCAGGGCAGCAGGGAGCCGATGCCCATCAGAAAGAAGATGATGTACACCAAACAGTAAGAGTCCTCTGGACTGTAGCGTACGGACAGAGGCACTGAAGAATGTTTGGGCAGGAGTGATGCAGAGGGATCCTGGTCCTCGCTTTCCTCATCCTCATATACACTGTGTTTGCCAAGAGCAGTCGCAGCATAGGAGGAGTTGAGACTGGACTGCACAGGCTCTGTGGTGTCCAtttttacagacagaatacaggATACTCACAAAGTAAAGATGAGGGATAAAAGGGAATGTTGTGGTAGTAAAGAACACCAAGACCGGAAGTGTTAAACAGAGAgctgtgaaaaagaaaaaaaaaaacaagttaaaaaaaaaaaactcaatgcAAAATATTGTTATTGCAATAAGTGGGGTTTGGATGATGCTTACGTTTACTTGTGCTTGtccagaaaagaaaagacaggctgtttgtTGTGAAGCCATAGTGTGGAGAGACATCTGTGCTGTAGCTGGTAGAGATCAGTCCAATTGTCCAGATCATGTGATGCTGCAGTACAAGGAGTCACATATCTATTTTAGGTCTTACATGTGTAAGGCATGTGTTCTCAGGCTTAGAACACAGGCCCTACACATGTAAGACCTAAATAGAGAAGGTGTTCATTTTCAGCACAAAACACTGAAGATGACAAACGGTTACCTCAATAGGGACAGAAAAGGTACACACTTTAAAAATGACTCACCACCATTATTCAGATGGAGTGGAATGTGCCACCACTGCACCAACAATATTAATGGGAGCACTGGAGTCATTTGGCAGCAGTGTGTGGATGTGAACCCACTGCTCTCCCACAGCAGGAATCAGTCCTGGACTTACATAACTGAACTGAGGGCTTGGCGATTCCCACACACAGTGTGATTCTTCAAGTTGAATGCTCCATCACATGAAGCAACTCAGCATTTAGTACAGCACTTTCCTTAAGGCATGGGATTGTTTGACCTATTATACTGACGTACAGAACTACAGTTTCATGAAGTAGAATCAGAGATCTCTGGTCCTATTTCTGCCACTGACAGAAAAACTTTCACCAGCATCACTAGCTTGCACAATATTAGGTTTCTAACGATACTTTAACTATTTAAGGAGGTTAAAGGAAGGCTGATATGACAGAACAAAGCTGACCTTGCACCATAAAGCATCATGTGTGCGACTAATGAGGAACCAGTTTTCACATGATGCTTACCCAAAGCAATTACACAGACTTCAGACACTCAGCAGTTTTATTCTTGGATccacacaccatctgaaactcaaccttgacaagactgagctccttttccttccagggaagggctctcctacccaagacctgactataacaatagacaactctgtggtagtccccacccagactgccAGAAACCTGGGcgtgacacttgacgaccaactctccttcactgccaacattgctgcaactacccgatcgtgtagatacatgctgcataacatcatcAGGATACGTCCCTTTCTAAACGCAGAAGgcgttcaggctctagtcatctcacgtctagactactgcaactccctcctgattggcctgcctgcatgtgccatccgggccctgcagctcattcagaacgcagcagctcgacctgtcttcaacctccccaagttctctcacactacaccgctcctccgctatcttcactggttaccaattgctgcccacatccgcttcaagacactagtagcTACTTGCATACAGGGCCCACGAATGGATCAGCCCCAGTATACATCCACGTAGGgatggg contains:
- the slc29a3 gene encoding equilibrative nucleoside transporter 3, which translates into the protein MDTTEPVQSSLNSSYAATALGKHSVYEDEESEDQDPSASLLPKHSSVPLSVRYSPEDSYCLVYIIFFLMGIGSLLPWNFFITAKHYWLYKLSNNTHGSGSDEQRSDLSDYFESYLAIASTVPSVLCLILNYVLVNRLSSNVRILSSLFVILLVFVVTTVLVKVDMSDCRTEFFIVTLASVAVVSGASNLFCGSMFGISGHFPMRISQALISGQAMGGTLSAVASIVDLAAAKDVTDSALAYFLTADVFILLCIISYLLLPKLAYSRHYMLAATCTSSGVVSEGGAAAGTGKTTSIPPLQPILRKTCVLGVSVFYVFCISISVFPAVSSGIQSINKDSGSPWTTTYFVPLTSFLLYNVADFCGRQTTAWLQVPGPTSRVLPALVLCRSVIVPLFMFCNYQPRDHLHTVLFGHDLYPVVFNCLLGLTNGYLGTLPMIYGPKVVPRELAEATGVVMSFFLTLGLAVGSAFSVLIVHYI
- the LOC120547713 gene encoding prosaposin isoform X1, which translates into the protein MLFLTLLFVSSAVATPLLGTEQCTRGPPYWCQNVKTASLCGAVTHCQQNVWNKPQMKSVPCDLCKEVLMVVEQILKDNATEAEVLGYLEKACQLIPDQGLTAECKEMVDDYYPILMGIIKGELEDPSVVCGAMGLCQSQQVALAKAHAQEQLMSNEIPQMDLAQQVSPFLINVPELLYPQESPKHEAPKQETPKQESDDVCQDCVKFLTDAQAEAKTNSSFVDSLIENIENQCDLLGPGLSEMCKQYVGQYGTLVVEQLMSMEQQPKDICVLAGFCTAMKKSIPMLQLQPAQTVPAVQTVPAAKTVAALKLFPATKVESAKPMVRVRESPTCAICEFVMKQLETMLEDQKTEEEVIHAVEKVCTYLPSSLSAQCKDLIETYGQAIIELLVQQTDPKTVCTVLALCNDASRAYVPALDQTRFKAGGYCQVCKMAVSYIDGILEKNATEAQIEEAVRKVCSFLPSSFQAECDQMIEQYEPVLIQLLLQMLDPDFVCMKVGACPEAVRMLLGTEQCSWGPAFWCKNMETATRCNAVAHCKRHVWV
- the LOC120547713 gene encoding prosaposin isoform X2; this encodes MLFLTLLFVSSAVATPLLGTEQCTRGPPYWCQNVKTASLCGAVTHCQQNVWNKPQMKSVPCDLCKEVLMVVEQILKDNATEAEVLGYLEKACQLIPDQGLTAECKEMVDDYYPILMGIIKGELEDPSVVCGAMGLCQSQQVALAKAHAQEQLMSNEIPQMDLAQQVSPFLINVPELLYPQESPKHEAPKQETPKQESDDVCQDCVKFLTDAQAEAKTNSSFVDSLIENIENQCDLLGPGLSEMCKQYVGQYGTLVVEQLMSMQPKDICVLAGFCTAMKKSIPMLQLQPAQTVPAVQTVPAAKTVAALKLFPATKVESAKPMVRVRESPTCAICEFVMKQLETMLEDQKTEEEVIHAVEKVCTYLPSSLSAQCKDLIETYGQAIIELLVQQTDPKTVCTVLALCNDASRAYVPALDQTRFKAGGYCQVCKMAVSYIDGILEKNATEAQIEEAVRKVCSFLPSSFQAECDQMIEQYEPVLIQLLLQMLDPDFVCMKVGACPEAVRMLLGTEQCSWGPAFWCKNMETATRCNAVAHCKRHVWV